The genomic segment GTTTTATCCCAGGGAAGCCTGTCAAAGATAAATGCCTGTAAAAATATTAAGGGAATAAAAGAACTGATTTGTCTCAGAAACTGGCTTTTGCAGATGTGTTGTGAATTAACAGGTAATGGTGCCCGTGTTTCTATGGAAACCGCGCTGGCTTTTGCTGAAAAATTGTCAAAAGATAAAAAAAAACTGCCGGATTCTCTGGATATAATAACATCATGGCTTAGGGATATTATGGTTGTCAAATACCAGCCTGACAGGATTATCAATAAAGATTTATTTCAAAATATCCGTTTAATTTCACAAAATTTGTCAACAAACTCATTATTGTCAAAACTTGATGTGCTTCAAGCAGCACAACAGGGACTCAGAACCAATGCCAATATCAGGCTGGTTATGGAAATCATGGTTTTAGGTCTTATAAAAGAATAAAAATATGATAAAAGTTGTTGGTGTTAGATTTAAACCTGCCGGAAAGGTGTATGACTTTAATGCAGGAGCATTTGTATTAAACATGGGAACTCCGGTAATTGTAGAAACAGAACAGGGCTTAGGGTTTGGATTTGTAGCTGTGCCTCCAAAAGCTGTTGAAGAAGATGACCTTGAAAGGCCCTTGAAAAAAGTATTTCGTATGGCTTGTGAAAAGGATTTTGAGCAGCGGGAAAAAAATGTTGAATTTGAAAAACAGGCTCATAATTTCTGCATGGATTGTATAAAACAGCTTGGTCTTGAAATGAATCTGTTTGCTGTTGAGACTACCTTTGATGCAAGTAAAATGACCTTTTTTTTTACAGCAGAAGGACGTGTTGATTTCCGTGAACTGGTAAAAATGCTGGTTAAGGAATACCGGATCCGTATTGAAATGCGCCAGGTAGGCATCCGCAACCAGGCCAAGATGTGCGGAGGCACGGGCAGATGCGGCAGGATTCTTTGCTGTTCAACATTCCTGGAAAAATTTGAGCCTGTTTCTATCCGCATGGCAAAAGAACAGGGATTGTCCCTTAATCCTACTAAAATATCAGGTCAGTGCGGCAGGCTTATGTGCTGTCTTACCTATGAGAATGAAACCTATATTGCTCTTAAAGCAGAATTTCCGAAAATCGGAACCATTATTCAAACAAAGAACGGAAAAGGCAGGATTATCCGCACTAATGTAATATGCAGTAAGGTTTCGGTAGTTCTGGATGATGGCAGTGAAATTGATATAAAATTAGATGAGATTTTAAGTTAAAAAAGAAATAATTATTTACAGGAGTAACAAATGTCCGAACCTTTTTATATAACAACCCCGATTTACTATGTTAATGCAAGACCCCATTTAGGACATGCCTATACAACCATTGCAGCAGATGTTTCATGCCGTTTTCATACCATGAAAAAAAGTGAATCATATTTTCTTACAGGAACAGATGAGCATGGAGACAAAATAGAACAGGCAGCCCAGAAAGAAGGCCTGAGTCCCAGGGCTTATGTTGATAAAATCAGTATGCTTTTCAAGGAACTCTGGCCCCAGTTAAATATTAATTATAATCAATTTATACGCACAACAGACCCTTCCCATATAAAACTGGTAACAAATATATTACAGAGAATCTATGATTCAGGAGATATTTATTTCAGCGAGTACGAAGGCATGTACTGCTTTGGATGCGAACGTTTTTATACAGAGCGGGAACTGGTTGACGGAAAATGCCCTGACCATGAGGTTAAGCCTGAGATTATAAAGGAATCCAATTATTTCTTTAAAATGAGCAGATATCAGCAGTGGCTTATAGACCATATTAAGCAAAATCCTGATTTTATAAGGCCGGAAAGATATAAAAACGAGGTACTGGCTTTTCTCAGGGAACCTCTTGAGGATCTTTGTATTTCAAGGCCCAAAACACGGCTTCAATGGGGAATAACCCTGCCTTTTGATGAGAATTATGTAACATATGTCTGGTTTGACGCTCTTTTAAACTATGTCTCTGCCCTGGGTTATCCTGACGGTGAATTGTTTAAAAAATTCTGGCCCCATGCACAGCACATTGTAGCTAAGGATATTCTCAAACCTCATGGAATTTACTGGCCTATTATGCTTAAAGCTGCCAATATCCCCATATACCAGCATTTAAATGTTCATGGTTACTGGAATGTGGAACAGAGCAAGATGTCCAAAACTCTGGGCAATGTGGTGGAACCCCTCCAGTTAAAAAATGTTTACGGGCTTGACGCATTCCGCTTTTTTCTTATGAGAGATATGGTATTCGGCCTGGATTCTAATTTCAGCGAAGACGGTCTTATCCACAGGATCAACTCTGATCTTGCCAATGATCTTGGAAATCTTTTCAGCCGTGTCATTGCCATGACCCATAAATATTTTAAAGGAATAATTCCCAAGCCTGACCAGGATGCAGACAATGAATTATTTCAGTGTAAAACAGGTGATCTTAAATCATATGCTGCCAGTGCAGTTGAAGAGTATGAAAAATCAATGGAAGATTTTGCTTTTCATAAAGGGCTGATAGCTGTATGGGATTTTATCAGCCAGATGAATAAATTTATTGATGTAACCGCACCCTGGGAACTGGCTAAAAAGAAAACCTCGCATAAAGAGCTTGAATCAGTTATTTATAATCTTCTGGAAGGACTCAGGATAGTTTCAGGGCTTATTTATCCTGTTATGCCTGACACTGCCCGCTCCATGCAGAAACATCTTGGATATGATCCTGACAACAAAACTGCTTTTTACAGCCTTGATATTCTTAAACAGTGGCAGATATTGAAACCTGGAACCCAGATTCCCAAATCCACCAGGCTTTTTCCTAGAATAGAAATCAAAAAAGAAGATGCACAGCCTGAACCAGGAGAACCTGTTATTCCTGAAATCAAACCTGTTAAACCTGAAATATCCATAGATGAACTAAGCAGGATTGATCTCAGGGTTGGAACTGTTATCAATGCCCAGCCTGTTCCCAAAGCTAAAAAACTGCTTCAGCTTGAAGTAAACACGGGCGAGAGTGAGAATCGAACCATTATCTCTGGTATTTCAGGAAGCTATACAGCCCAGGATATGATAGGAAAACAGGTAATAATAGTAGCAAATCTCAAACCTGCAAAATTAATGGGCATCCTTTCTCAGGGTATGCTTTTGGCAGCAGTTGATAATGGAGAAGTAACAATTGCAACCCTTGACAAACCAGATAAACCTGTTAAACCTGGAACCTGCATAAGCTGATTTTTGTTCCCATTTTCTGTGATAGAATATGGTTTTAAAAACTTTTACTTGCATCAAGGAATAAAATAAGATTATATTTAATACAGTTTTGTGCCCGTTTAGACAGCTACTCTTTGTTTTTACCTTAAAATTATGGACAGCAGATCATGAATATTAGGCACATATCCGGCAGTTCAGGACCGGTAAATAAAAGACCGTCAAGTAAAAGACCGAACTGGAAAACTTATCAGTCCCGGTTAAAAAAAACACAGGCACGGAAAAGGTCTGCCGGAAAACTGTTTAAAGGCTGTATTTTATTTATATTTCTGGCTGTAGCAGTTTATGGTATCACAGGAAAACCCCTTGACAGTGCTGTACAAAATCCAAATTCACTATCCCAGGCACCAGAACTGGCTTTATATGATGATATTCCTGTATATGATATTATTGTTAAAAATGATATTTATGCAATGCTTGATAAAGAGCAGTTAAACAATATAAAAGAAAAAAGCTTTGATATTAAATTTGACGGCCGAAAGTTTCATATTGACACTACCATAGATAATAAGCTTCAAAATTTTATCCTGAATATCATGAGGCATGAATATGCCAGATATATAGGGATTGTTGCAATCAACCCTGAAAATGGGAAAATTTTATCCCTTGCAGGTTATGACAGGAAAAATCCTGAACAAAATCCATGTATTGAAAATATTTTTCCTGCTGCCAGCATATTTAAAATAATAACAGCAGCAGCAGTTATTGAAAAATACGGATTTACCTCTGAGTCCTCTATTGCATATAAAGGGGGCAAACATACATTATATAAATATCAGCTCAAAAAACAACCCCAGTCCCATGTACAGACTATAACCCTTAAGGATTCATTTGCCCAGTCCGTAAACCCGGTATTTGGAAAATTAGGGGTACATTATCTTGGTAAAACCGATCTTAAGGTCTATGCAGAAGCCTTTGGCTTTAACCAGTCTTTTTCTTTTGAAATACCTGTTAAGCCAAGTGTGATTTATATATCAGAACAGCCTTTTCACCTTGCTGAAATTGCCAGTGGTTTTAACCGCACCACCGCAATTTCACCTCTTCACGGTGCTGTGATAACCTCTGCCATAACCTCTGAAACTGGTAAAATTATAGAACCCAGCCTTATTGACCGCATTACTGACAAATCAGGCAGGGTTCTTTACCAGGGCAGTGCTTCGACAATTCAACAGGCAGTAACACCTGGAACTGCAAGAAT from the Desulfonema limicola genome contains:
- a CDS encoding PSP1 domain-containing protein, which encodes MIKVVGVRFKPAGKVYDFNAGAFVLNMGTPVIVETEQGLGFGFVAVPPKAVEEDDLERPLKKVFRMACEKDFEQREKNVEFEKQAHNFCMDCIKQLGLEMNLFAVETTFDASKMTFFFTAEGRVDFRELVKMLVKEYRIRIEMRQVGIRNQAKMCGGTGRCGRILCCSTFLEKFEPVSIRMAKEQGLSLNPTKISGQCGRLMCCLTYENETYIALKAEFPKIGTIIQTKNGKGRIIRTNVICSKVSVVLDDGSEIDIKLDEILS
- the metG gene encoding methionine--tRNA ligase produces the protein MSEPFYITTPIYYVNARPHLGHAYTTIAADVSCRFHTMKKSESYFLTGTDEHGDKIEQAAQKEGLSPRAYVDKISMLFKELWPQLNINYNQFIRTTDPSHIKLVTNILQRIYDSGDIYFSEYEGMYCFGCERFYTERELVDGKCPDHEVKPEIIKESNYFFKMSRYQQWLIDHIKQNPDFIRPERYKNEVLAFLREPLEDLCISRPKTRLQWGITLPFDENYVTYVWFDALLNYVSALGYPDGELFKKFWPHAQHIVAKDILKPHGIYWPIMLKAANIPIYQHLNVHGYWNVEQSKMSKTLGNVVEPLQLKNVYGLDAFRFFLMRDMVFGLDSNFSEDGLIHRINSDLANDLGNLFSRVIAMTHKYFKGIIPKPDQDADNELFQCKTGDLKSYAASAVEEYEKSMEDFAFHKGLIAVWDFISQMNKFIDVTAPWELAKKKTSHKELESVIYNLLEGLRIVSGLIYPVMPDTARSMQKHLGYDPDNKTAFYSLDILKQWQILKPGTQIPKSTRLFPRIEIKKEDAQPEPGEPVIPEIKPVKPEISIDELSRIDLRVGTVINAQPVPKAKKLLQLEVNTGESENRTIISGISGSYTAQDMIGKQVIIVANLKPAKLMGILSQGMLLAAVDNGEVTIATLDKPDKPVKPGTCIS
- a CDS encoding penicillin-binding transpeptidase domain-containing protein, with the protein product MNIRHISGSSGPVNKRPSSKRPNWKTYQSRLKKTQARKRSAGKLFKGCILFIFLAVAVYGITGKPLDSAVQNPNSLSQAPELALYDDIPVYDIIVKNDIYAMLDKEQLNNIKEKSFDIKFDGRKFHIDTTIDNKLQNFILNIMRHEYARYIGIVAINPENGKILSLAGYDRKNPEQNPCIENIFPAASIFKIITAAAVIEKYGFTSESSIAYKGGKHTLYKYQLKKQPQSHVQTITLKDSFAQSVNPVFGKLGVHYLGKTDLKVYAEAFGFNQSFSFEIPVKPSVIYISEQPFHLAEIASGFNRTTAISPLHGAVITSAITSETGKIIEPSLIDRITDKSGRVLYQGSASTIQQAVTPGTARIVKTLMKETILTGTCRKEFQGYEKNPVLSRLNIGGKTGSINSRKHEGQRFDWFVGFASEKNGDKQVVLSIIVVHENYIGIKAMQYAKMIFEEYYKNYFTDKLTALNLKALNEK